A genomic window from Streptomyces mirabilis includes:
- a CDS encoding carbohydrate ABC transporter permease: protein MSSAPTTPPAPRGARPRRLGTGDRIFLTVIIGIPLAALLFFVWLPALASLGLSFTTWDGIDLADIHWIGLDNYKEIFTNYPPFWPAVRHNVIWLLFTALLPTPFGIFLAYQLDRKIRFTRIYQTAIFLPMVLSLAVVGFIWEIIYNPDTGLLNGILGAAGSSHHIDWLGNPDLNLWAVLVASSWRHTGYIMILYLAGLKGFDPALKEAAALDGANGRQTFLRVVFPALKPVNVIILVITVMESLRSFDVVYVLGGGVGSKPGMELLSLLITDNIIGESSHIGYGSALAVVLLVVSLAAIGTFLVQNFRKEDQ, encoded by the coding sequence GTGTCCTCCGCGCCCACCACGCCCCCCGCCCCGCGGGGCGCCCGCCCGCGCCGCCTCGGCACCGGCGACCGGATCTTCCTCACCGTCATCATCGGCATCCCGCTGGCGGCCCTGCTCTTCTTCGTCTGGCTGCCCGCACTGGCCTCCCTGGGGCTGTCCTTCACCACCTGGGACGGCATCGACCTGGCCGACATCCACTGGATCGGCCTGGACAACTACAAGGAGATCTTCACCAACTACCCGCCGTTCTGGCCCGCGGTGCGGCACAACGTGATCTGGCTGCTGTTCACGGCCCTGCTGCCGACCCCGTTCGGCATCTTCCTCGCCTACCAGCTCGACCGGAAGATCCGCTTCACGAGGATCTACCAGACCGCCATCTTCCTGCCGATGGTGCTCTCCCTGGCCGTCGTCGGCTTCATCTGGGAGATCATCTACAACCCCGACACCGGGCTCCTCAACGGCATCCTGGGCGCCGCCGGATCCAGCCACCACATCGACTGGCTGGGCAACCCCGACCTCAACCTGTGGGCGGTCCTGGTCGCCTCCAGCTGGCGGCACACCGGATACATCATGATCCTCTACCTGGCCGGCCTGAAGGGCTTCGACCCGGCGCTCAAGGAGGCCGCCGCGCTCGACGGCGCCAACGGCCGCCAGACCTTCCTGCGGGTGGTCTTCCCGGCCCTGAAACCGGTCAACGTCATCATCCTGGTCATCACGGTCATGGAGTCCCTGCGCTCCTTCGACGTCGTCTACGTCCTCGGCGGCGGCGTCGGAAGCAAGCCGGGCATGGAACTCCTGTCCCTCCTCATCACCGACAACATCATCGGCGAGTCCAGTCACATCGGTTACGGGTCCGCCCTCGCGGTCGTCCTGCTCGTGGTCTCCCTTGCCGCCATCGGGACCTTCCTCGTCCAGAACTTCCGCAAGGAGGACCAGTGA
- a CDS encoding ABC transporter substrate-binding protein — translation MTQQSRNPLAARDPGRRRVVGGLFGLGAAALAAPVLTACGGGAGADPKTVTFGSNGADATPKKAYASVTDAFAKDSGLTVKTNTVDHDTFQKSISTYLQGTPDDVFTWFAGYRMQYFAKKKLCSPLDDVWDTIGADFSDATKQLSRGEDGKYYFVPLYNYPWAVFYRKSLFKERGYQVPQKWSEFIALTKRMKKDGLSPIASGYGGGDSWSILGAFDYVNLRTNGYDFHMSLMRGKVSWTDKRALATLDHWRELAPYYQQGAAGRSWQDAAQSLLDKKSGMAVIGLFLGQQITDEKIRADLDFFPFPEIDAAHGQDAVEAPTDGFMLSRRPKNEAGAKKFLEFLGGAHTEELYMGVDPSNLAVNDKASTGSYNALQKKSADLIASAKQISQFADRDSDPGFISTVVLPGLTEWLSHPDDGSGTLTKIESQRSRFFTA, via the coding sequence ATGACGCAGCAGAGCCGCAATCCCCTGGCTGCGCGTGACCCGGGCCGCCGCAGAGTCGTCGGCGGACTGTTCGGACTCGGCGCCGCCGCACTGGCCGCGCCCGTTCTGACCGCTTGCGGCGGGGGAGCGGGGGCCGACCCGAAGACGGTCACCTTCGGATCCAACGGCGCCGACGCCACCCCCAAGAAGGCCTACGCCTCCGTAACCGACGCGTTCGCCAAGGACAGCGGTCTGACGGTGAAGACGAACACCGTCGACCACGACACCTTCCAGAAGAGCATCTCCACCTATCTGCAGGGCACCCCCGACGACGTCTTCACCTGGTTCGCCGGCTACCGCATGCAGTACTTCGCCAAGAAGAAGCTGTGCAGCCCCCTCGACGACGTGTGGGACACGATAGGCGCCGACTTCAGCGACGCCACCAAGCAGCTCTCCCGCGGCGAGGACGGCAAGTACTACTTCGTGCCGCTGTACAACTACCCGTGGGCCGTCTTCTACCGCAAGAGCCTCTTCAAGGAGCGCGGCTACCAAGTCCCGCAGAAGTGGAGCGAGTTCATCGCGCTCACGAAGCGGATGAAGAAGGACGGGCTCTCCCCGATCGCCTCCGGATACGGCGGCGGCGACAGCTGGAGCATCCTCGGCGCCTTCGACTACGTGAACCTGCGGACCAACGGCTACGACTTCCACATGTCCCTGATGCGCGGCAAGGTCTCCTGGACCGACAAGCGCGCCCTCGCCACCCTCGACCACTGGCGCGAACTCGCCCCCTACTACCAGCAGGGTGCCGCCGGCCGTTCCTGGCAGGACGCCGCCCAGTCGCTGCTCGACAAGAAGTCCGGGATGGCCGTCATCGGCCTCTTCCTCGGACAGCAGATCACCGACGAGAAGATACGCGCCGACCTCGACTTCTTCCCCTTCCCCGAGATCGACGCCGCGCACGGTCAGGACGCCGTCGAGGCACCCACCGACGGTTTCATGCTCAGCCGCCGGCCCAAGAACGAGGCCGGTGCCAAGAAGTTCCTGGAGTTCCTCGGCGGCGCCCACACCGAGGAGCTGTACATGGGCGTCGACCCGAGCAACCTCGCCGTCAACGACAAGGCGAGCACCGGCTCGTACAACGCGCTCCAGAAGAAGTCCGCCGACCTCATCGCCTCCGCCAAGCAGATCAGCCAGTTCGCGGACCGCGACAGCGACCCCGGCTTCATCTCCACCGTCGTACTCCCCGGCCTGACCGAGTGGCTCAGCCACCCCGACGACGGCTCGGGAACGCTGACGAAGATCGAGTCCCAGCGCTCGCGCTTCTTCACGGCCTGA
- a CDS encoding ROK family transcriptional regulator yields the protein MRSTSPTEAFPAHTPAASQIFTTVLSHGPLTRSEIAGRTRLSAAAVTKAVRPLIEAGYLVEDIAEDARQPVLGRPANPVRVDGGRALFLGIKVTGDELIAVLTDLCCRIRVARRVPLTSHEPKAVLTSVAGLVQELLTEADGFGVQVRGLGIAVSGDVDRAAGVVRYSPFLEWHDVPLAELAATTTGLPVTLDNDVRALTVAEQWFGAGVGLSDFALVTVGAGIGCGLVVHGQVVAGAHGVAGEIGHVAIDPAGPRCHCGNRGCVEAIASDPAIVGRIREVTGASVADATAALALAHDGDPGAREVYARAGAAIGRGIATVANLLGPERVIISGEGLAAYDLFAEQIRDAFAAAAFGSAADCDVQTRPLPFEEWARGAAATAIQSFTTSDAR from the coding sequence ATGCGTTCGACCTCTCCCACCGAGGCGTTCCCGGCCCACACGCCGGCCGCTTCCCAGATCTTCACCACCGTGCTGTCCCACGGCCCGCTCACGCGGTCGGAGATAGCGGGGCGGACCCGGCTGTCGGCGGCGGCGGTCACCAAGGCGGTCCGGCCGCTGATCGAGGCCGGCTACCTCGTGGAGGACATCGCCGAGGACGCACGGCAGCCCGTCCTCGGGCGGCCCGCCAACCCGGTTCGGGTCGACGGCGGGAGGGCCCTGTTCCTGGGGATCAAGGTGACGGGCGACGAGCTCATCGCCGTACTCACCGACCTCTGCTGCCGCATCCGGGTCGCCCGGCGCGTTCCGCTCACCTCCCACGAACCCAAGGCGGTACTGACCTCCGTCGCGGGACTCGTACAGGAACTCCTGACCGAGGCGGACGGCTTCGGGGTGCAGGTCCGGGGGCTCGGCATCGCCGTCTCGGGAGACGTGGACCGGGCGGCCGGGGTGGTGCGCTACTCGCCGTTCCTGGAGTGGCACGACGTTCCCCTCGCCGAACTGGCCGCGACCACGACCGGACTGCCGGTCACCCTCGACAACGACGTTCGGGCGCTGACGGTGGCCGAGCAGTGGTTCGGGGCCGGGGTGGGGCTGTCCGACTTCGCGCTGGTGACCGTCGGCGCGGGCATCGGCTGCGGTCTGGTGGTGCACGGACAGGTGGTGGCGGGAGCGCACGGCGTGGCCGGGGAGATCGGGCACGTGGCGATCGACCCGGCCGGTCCTCGCTGCCACTGCGGCAACCGGGGCTGCGTCGAGGCGATCGCCTCGGACCCCGCGATCGTCGGCCGGATCCGGGAGGTCACCGGCGCGAGTGTCGCCGACGCCACCGCGGCCCTGGCCCTCGCCCACGACGGCGACCCCGGCGCCCGGGAGGTGTACGCCCGGGCGGGAGCGGCGATCGGCCGGGGCATCGCGACCGTGGCCAATCTCCTCGGCCCCGAGCGCGTGATCATCTCCGGCGAAGGCCTGGCCGCCTACGACCTGTTCGCCGAACAGATCCGTGACGCGTTCGCCGCGGCCGCGTTCGGTTCGGCCGCGGACTGCGACGTACAGACCAGGCCGCTGCCCTTCGAGGAGTGGGCGCGCGGCGCGGCGGCCACCGCCATCCAGTCCTTCACCACCTCGGACGCGCGCTGA
- a CDS encoding alpha-galactosidase gives MSPISFAPDTGVWLLSTPRTSYALRIDETGAPCHVAWGPRLTPAEAAELAVPPAPEASSFEGRPTVGEELPVDGGTRYGPPSLQVRFADGSRAFEWQPTGHEVDEGELTLSFRDRRYPLRVALHYRVREDTDVIERWTVVRNDGDEPVTLLRADSAAWTLPPQRDYRLSHVTGQWSAESQLRRDRLPYGETVLTSRRGITSHHANPWLMLDAGEATEEHGRVWSAALGWSGSWRVTVQRTPDGRAGFTGGPGQDGTTVPLAPGEEFATPPFAGLCTDGGFGAASRAWHAYVLAHVLPHADEFAPVLYNSWEATGFDVDEVGQKALAERAAALGVELYVVDDGWFGARRSDRAGLGDWTPAPDRFPDGLAPLVRTVHGLGMRFGLWVEPEMVNPDSDLYREHPDWVLHFPGRPRSELRNQLVLNFARREVADWAHGWLTRLVGDHGIDFLKWDMNRAFSEAGWPDREDGTDRLGPAYVRHLYGVLDRLRADHPALRIETCSGGGGRVDLGILSRTDQAWASDNTDAADRMGIQQGYGQIYPARTMGAWVTDVPNQLTGRTVPLRFRFHVAMAGALGIGGDLTHWSEEELREGADLVATYKKVRHLVQHGRLDRLSPPAEDSVCVVQYTAPDASETLLLAYRRVSRHGVPRLPVRPRGLTPGGRYRDARTGAVHHSTVLGEYGIDLELPAGDWSSTAVHLVRED, from the coding sequence ATGTCGCCGATCTCCTTCGCCCCGGACACCGGGGTCTGGCTGCTGTCCACACCGCGCACCTCGTACGCGCTGCGGATCGACGAGACCGGAGCGCCCTGCCATGTCGCGTGGGGTCCACGACTGACGCCCGCGGAGGCCGCGGAGCTCGCCGTGCCACCCGCGCCCGAGGCCAGCAGCTTCGAGGGCAGGCCGACCGTCGGGGAGGAGCTGCCGGTCGACGGCGGCACGCGCTACGGACCGCCGTCACTGCAGGTCCGGTTCGCGGACGGCTCCCGCGCCTTCGAGTGGCAGCCGACCGGTCACGAGGTCGACGAGGGCGAGCTGACCCTGTCGTTCCGCGACCGCCGCTACCCGTTGCGGGTGGCGCTCCACTACCGGGTGCGTGAGGACACGGACGTCATCGAGCGCTGGACCGTCGTCCGCAACGACGGCGACGAGCCCGTCACCCTGCTGCGTGCCGACTCCGCCGCCTGGACCCTGCCGCCGCAGCGGGACTACCGGCTCAGCCATGTCACGGGCCAGTGGTCAGCCGAGAGCCAGTTGCGACGCGACCGACTGCCGTACGGCGAAACCGTGTTGACCAGCCGTCGCGGGATCACCAGCCACCACGCGAACCCGTGGCTGATGCTCGACGCGGGTGAGGCGACGGAGGAGCACGGGCGGGTGTGGAGCGCCGCCCTCGGGTGGAGCGGGAGCTGGCGCGTCACCGTGCAGCGCACCCCCGACGGGCGGGCCGGATTCACCGGCGGCCCCGGCCAGGACGGCACGACCGTGCCGCTCGCTCCCGGCGAGGAGTTCGCCACTCCCCCGTTCGCGGGACTGTGCACCGACGGCGGCTTCGGCGCGGCCAGCCGCGCCTGGCACGCGTACGTCCTGGCCCATGTCCTGCCCCATGCCGACGAGTTCGCCCCGGTGCTCTACAACTCCTGGGAGGCGACCGGCTTCGACGTCGACGAGGTCGGGCAGAAGGCGCTCGCCGAGCGGGCGGCGGCACTCGGGGTGGAACTCTACGTCGTCGACGACGGCTGGTTCGGGGCGCGCCGCAGCGACCGGGCGGGCCTCGGCGACTGGACACCGGCGCCCGACCGCTTCCCGGACGGGCTGGCCCCGCTGGTCCGCACGGTGCACGGGCTCGGGATGCGCTTCGGCCTCTGGGTGGAGCCCGAGATGGTGAACCCGGACAGCGACCTGTACCGCGAACACCCCGACTGGGTACTGCACTTCCCCGGCCGTCCCCGCTCCGAGCTGCGCAATCAGCTGGTCCTCAACTTCGCCCGCCGCGAGGTCGCCGACTGGGCCCACGGCTGGCTGACCCGGCTGGTCGGCGACCACGGCATCGACTTCCTCAAATGGGACATGAACCGCGCGTTCAGCGAGGCCGGCTGGCCCGACCGGGAGGACGGCACCGACCGCCTCGGCCCCGCGTACGTGCGCCATCTCTACGGCGTCCTCGACCGTCTGCGCGCGGACCATCCGGCGCTGCGGATCGAGACGTGCAGCGGTGGCGGCGGCCGCGTCGACCTGGGCATTCTCTCCCGCACGGACCAGGCGTGGGCGTCGGACAACACCGACGCCGCCGACCGGATGGGGATCCAGCAGGGCTACGGCCAGATCTACCCCGCCCGCACGATGGGCGCCTGGGTGACCGACGTACCCAACCAGCTCACCGGCCGTACGGTCCCGCTGCGCTTCCGCTTCCACGTCGCGATGGCCGGCGCGCTCGGCATCGGGGGCGATCTCACCCACTGGTCCGAGGAGGAACTGCGGGAGGGGGCCGACCTGGTCGCCACGTACAAGAAGGTCCGCCATCTCGTCCAGCACGGCAGGCTTGACCGGCTGTCGCCGCCCGCCGAAGACTCGGTCTGCGTCGTGCAGTACACCGCCCCGGACGCCTCGGAGACCCTGCTGCTCGCCTACCGGCGTGTCTCCCGCCACGGCGTGCCGAGGCTGCCGGTCCGGCCGCGCGGTCTGACCCCCGGGGGCCGCTATCGCGACGCGCGCACCGGCGCCGTGCACCACTCCACGGTGCTCGGCGAGTACGGTATCGACCTCGAGCTGCCGGCGGGCGACTGGTCCAGCACGGCGGTGCATCTCGTCCGGGAGGACTGA